From a single Micromonospora sp. WMMD1102 genomic region:
- the mtrA gene encoding MtrAB system response regulator MtrA, with translation MRARVLVVDDDPALAEMLGIVLRSEGFLPSFVADGERALAAFRENRPDIVLLDLMLPGMSGIDVARAIRSESGIPIVMLTAKSDTVDVVLGLESGADDYVVKPFKPKELVARMRARLRRGEDAAPEMLTIGPPGNQINIDVPAHTVSRDGEEVKLTPLEFDLLVALARKPRQVFTREVLLEQVWGYRHAADTRLVNVHVQRLRAKIEPDPERPEVILTVRGVGYKAGTG, from the coding sequence ATGAGAGCCCGGGTACTGGTCGTCGACGACGATCCCGCGCTGGCCGAGATGCTCGGTATCGTGCTGCGTAGTGAGGGCTTCCTGCCCTCCTTCGTCGCCGACGGAGAACGGGCACTGGCCGCGTTCCGGGAGAATCGGCCCGACATCGTCCTGCTCGACCTGATGCTGCCGGGAATGAGCGGCATCGACGTGGCCCGGGCGATCCGCTCCGAGTCGGGCATCCCGATCGTGATGCTGACCGCCAAGAGCGACACCGTCGACGTGGTGCTCGGGCTGGAGTCGGGCGCGGACGACTACGTGGTCAAGCCGTTCAAACCCAAGGAGCTGGTCGCCCGGATGCGGGCCCGGCTGCGCCGGGGCGAGGACGCCGCGCCGGAGATGCTGACCATCGGCCCGCCCGGCAACCAGATCAACATCGACGTGCCGGCGCACACCGTGAGCCGGGACGGCGAAGAGGTGAAGCTGACCCCGCTGGAGTTCGACCTGCTGGTGGCGCTGGCCCGCAAGCCGCGCCAGGTCTTCACCCGGGAGGTGCTGCTGGAGCAGGTCTGGGGCTACCGGCACGCCGCCGACACCCGGCTGGTGAACGTGCACGTGCAGCGGCTCCGCGCCAAGATCGAACCGGATCCGGAGCGACCCGAGGTGATCCTGACGGTGCGGGGAGTCGGCTACAAGGCGGGCACCGGATAA
- the mtrB gene encoding MtrAB system histidine kinase MtrB, giving the protein MARAASALHRTWRRSLQVRVVTITLVASSLLVGGFAYLVADNITEIVLDNATTDVKTRLDDGQEYASEQLSNHTTVAEQGLRATLENTVNYLAGGDPAQLGGVVVSLRVTGVAPATSPQVDVSGILTPGLENAVKSGDIAHQFRTGDLFDKGPTKYLVYGSPVPTQFGQVELYYFVPLTRWDQIADGSRATVLATGFALVVLLGLLSGLVTRLVVNPVRVAARTAQRLSAGLLDQRMVVNGEDDLAMLASSFNQMATNLQRQIVRLEEMSRLQRRFTSDVSHELRTPLTTVRMAADLIYAERDEFDPAVTRTAELLHAELDRFEDLLTDLLEISRFDAGFAMLDAEPTDLVPVVHRVVDRLESLASRCGTPLRVTVPETPVIAEVDPRRVERILRNLVGNAVEHGAGKPVVVVLAADETAVAITVRDHGVGLKPGEEKLVFNRFWRADPSRARQTGGTGLGLSISLEDARLHGGWLEAWGAPGEGAQFRLTLPARAGDRLTSSPLRLVPPDAPLAITDGLSWTVPAPPDGGTDGSADDPEPSPSPVAPDEGAGAEQGVEPVRDRLANPRSPAEAERSEVTG; this is encoded by the coding sequence CTGGCGCGGGCGGCCAGCGCCCTGCACCGCACCTGGCGGCGCTCGCTCCAGGTGCGGGTCGTCACGATCACCCTGGTGGCGTCCAGCCTGCTGGTCGGCGGGTTCGCCTATCTGGTCGCCGACAACATCACCGAGATCGTCCTGGACAACGCCACCACGGACGTCAAGACCCGGCTCGACGACGGCCAGGAGTACGCCTCCGAGCAGCTCAGCAACCACACCACCGTGGCCGAGCAGGGCCTGCGGGCCACCCTGGAGAACACCGTCAACTACCTGGCCGGCGGGGACCCGGCCCAGCTCGGCGGCGTGGTGGTGTCGCTGCGGGTCACCGGCGTCGCGCCGGCCACCTCGCCGCAGGTCGACGTCAGCGGCATCCTGACGCCGGGGCTGGAGAACGCGGTCAAGAGCGGCGACATCGCCCACCAGTTCCGCACCGGCGACCTGTTCGACAAGGGTCCGACGAAATACCTCGTCTACGGTTCGCCGGTGCCGACCCAGTTCGGCCAGGTAGAGCTCTACTACTTCGTACCGCTGACCCGGTGGGACCAGATCGCGGACGGTTCCCGGGCCACCGTGCTGGCCACCGGGTTCGCCCTGGTGGTCCTGCTCGGGCTGCTCTCCGGCCTGGTCACCCGGCTGGTGGTCAATCCGGTACGGGTGGCCGCCCGCACCGCCCAGCGGCTCTCGGCGGGGCTGCTCGACCAGCGGATGGTGGTCAACGGCGAGGACGACCTGGCGATGCTCGCCTCCTCCTTCAACCAGATGGCGACCAACCTGCAACGGCAGATCGTCCGGCTGGAGGAGATGTCCCGGCTGCAACGGCGGTTCACCTCGGACGTCTCCCACGAACTGCGCACCCCGCTCACCACGGTACGGATGGCCGCCGACCTGATCTACGCGGAGCGGGACGAGTTCGACCCGGCGGTGACCCGGACCGCCGAGCTGCTGCACGCCGAACTCGACCGGTTCGAGGACCTGCTCACCGACCTGCTGGAGATCAGCCGGTTCGACGCCGGGTTCGCCATGCTGGACGCCGAGCCCACCGACCTGGTGCCGGTGGTGCACCGGGTGGTGGACCGGCTGGAGTCGCTGGCCAGCCGCTGCGGTACGCCGCTGCGGGTGACCGTGCCGGAGACCCCGGTGATCGCCGAGGTCGATCCGCGCCGGGTGGAGCGGATCCTGCGGAACCTGGTCGGCAACGCGGTGGAGCACGGCGCCGGCAAGCCGGTCGTGGTGGTGCTGGCCGCGGACGAGACCGCGGTGGCGATCACGGTCCGGGACCACGGCGTCGGGCTCAAGCCCGGCGAGGAGAAGCTGGTCTTCAACCGGTTCTGGCGGGCGGACCCGTCCCGGGCGCGGCAGACCGGCGGCACCGGCCTCGGCCTCTCGATCAGTCTGGAGGACGCCCGGCTGCACGGCGGCTGGCTGGAGGCGTGGGGGGCGCCGGGCGAGGGTGCCCAGTTCCGGCTGACCCTGCCGGCCCGGGCCGGTGACCGGCTGACCTCGTCGCCGCTGCGACTGGTGCCGCCCGACGCGCCGCTGGCGATCACGGACGGGCTGAGCTGGACCGTCCCGGCCCCGCCCGACGGCGGGACCGACGGGAGCGCGGACGACCCCGAGCCGTCGCCGTCGCCGGTCGCTCCAGACGAGGGCGCGGGCGCGGAGCAGGGGGTCGAGCCGGTTCGGGACCGGTTGGCCAACCCCAGGAGCCCGGCCGAGGCCGAGCGGAGCGAGGTGACCGGATGA
- a CDS encoding LpqB family beta-propeller domain-containing protein, whose product MSRRGVGLGVRQRPRIALGAVAVLLAGLAGCGIPGETDVRVDGRGPVADSAPADRPAAQPPGRTASGSEPEAFARNFLTAAAGEAGEAYKRVNEYIQPGERLKPKPDDKGDINVVRVDVDGGGIGVTQNKDGTSLVSVKVQQIGVLRANGSMGAPVQQETEYNFVVGAAPTDPGTGGGLWVLKPPPVLLMVDDALRDYYQENTIYFWNANGTSLVPDLRYLPRTVPVQRHATAVLDWLIGGPSEWLKSAVALPDGTSSVGNVPAPEEGGRLEINLAVKAGALEADLDLRKLFTQIVWSLRTNQLLDNELELKIQNQSRMVEVADDYRRDHPLYQLAGPAARYGVFAGRIYPLTNPGEPKPLPIPATENHDIVTAGLSRNGEDVAVALVTRDGDSFRLRTGSGPQAAGSLLTSAESYPDLGRPVWLKEAGVGGPVGLVVARGRLHTFTAGNPELAPVSFSGAELGVSAVSASLDGNRIAFVSGGRLYVAGIRPVDNGLNVEPPRQLATSLHSLSAVDWFGENLLVVAGLDGEDAKAINRINVDGALESQQIRYVSAAAVEALAADPSFLEARPLPLTYEANEVAFVSDTIVTRSQIAPGSGEPPANANSATASFYLY is encoded by the coding sequence ATGAGCCGGCGTGGCGTCGGGTTGGGCGTCCGGCAGCGCCCGCGCATCGCGCTCGGGGCCGTGGCGGTGCTGCTGGCCGGACTGGCCGGCTGCGGCATCCCGGGCGAGACCGACGTGCGGGTCGACGGCCGGGGGCCGGTCGCCGACAGCGCTCCGGCCGACCGCCCGGCGGCGCAGCCGCCCGGCCGTACCGCGAGCGGCAGCGAACCGGAGGCGTTCGCCAGGAATTTCCTCACCGCCGCCGCGGGCGAGGCGGGCGAGGCGTACAAGCGGGTCAACGAGTACATCCAGCCGGGCGAGCGGTTGAAGCCGAAGCCGGACGACAAGGGCGACATCAACGTCGTGCGGGTCGACGTCGACGGCGGCGGGATCGGGGTCACCCAGAACAAGGACGGCACCAGTCTGGTGTCGGTCAAGGTCCAGCAGATCGGGGTGCTCCGGGCCAACGGCTCGATGGGCGCGCCGGTGCAGCAGGAGACGGAGTACAACTTCGTCGTCGGCGCCGCGCCGACCGATCCGGGCACCGGTGGCGGGCTCTGGGTGCTCAAGCCGCCGCCGGTGCTGCTGATGGTCGACGATGCTCTCCGGGACTACTACCAGGAGAACACGATCTACTTCTGGAACGCCAACGGCACCTCGCTGGTGCCGGACCTGCGCTACCTGCCGCGTACGGTGCCGGTGCAGCGGCACGCCACCGCGGTGCTCGACTGGCTGATCGGCGGCCCGTCGGAGTGGCTCAAGTCGGCGGTCGCGCTGCCCGACGGCACCAGTTCGGTGGGCAACGTCCCGGCGCCGGAGGAGGGCGGCCGGCTGGAGATCAACCTCGCGGTCAAGGCCGGCGCCCTGGAGGCCGATCTCGACCTGCGGAAGCTCTTCACCCAGATCGTCTGGTCGCTGCGGACCAACCAGCTGCTCGACAACGAGCTGGAGCTGAAGATCCAGAACCAGAGCCGGATGGTCGAGGTCGCCGACGACTACCGACGGGACCACCCGCTCTACCAGCTCGCCGGCCCGGCCGCCCGGTACGGCGTCTTCGCGGGCCGGATCTATCCGCTGACCAACCCGGGCGAGCCGAAGCCGTTGCCGATCCCCGCCACCGAGAACCACGACATCGTCACGGCGGGGCTGAGCCGCAACGGCGAGGACGTCGCGGTGGCGCTGGTGACCCGGGACGGCGACTCGTTCCGGCTGCGTACCGGCTCCGGACCGCAGGCGGCGGGCAGCCTGCTGACCAGCGCGGAGAGCTATCCCGACCTGGGGCGGCCGGTGTGGCTCAAGGAGGCGGGCGTCGGCGGACCGGTCGGGCTGGTCGTGGCCCGGGGCAGGCTGCACACCTTCACCGCCGGAAACCCCGAGCTGGCCCCGGTCTCCTTCTCCGGGGCCGAGCTGGGCGTGTCGGCGGTGTCGGCGTCGCTGGACGGCAACCGGATCGCCTTCGTCTCCGGCGGACGGCTCTACGTCGCCGGGATCCGGCCGGTCGACAACGGGCTGAACGTCGAGCCGCCCCGGCAGCTGGCCACCTCGCTGCACTCGCTCAGCGCGGTGGACTGGTTCGGCGAGAACCTGCTGGTGGTGGCCGGCCTGGACGGCGAGGACGCCAAGGCGATCAACCGGATCAACGTCGACGGCGCGCTGGAGTCGCAGCAGATCAGGTACGTCAGTGCCGCTGCCGTCGAGGCGCTGGCCGCCGATCCCAGTTTCCTGGAGGCCCGGCCGCTGCCGCTGACCTACGAGGCGAACGAGGTCGCCTTCGTCTCCGACACGATCGTCACGCGGAGCCAGATCGCACCCGGGTCGGGCGAGCCTCCGGCGAACGCGAACTCGGCGACCGCCTCCTTCTATCTCTACTGA
- a CDS encoding phosphoribosyltransferase family protein: protein MLAGVWAELTDLLLPAECAGCRGERVPLRQGACPACAALLGALRPRAVRPTPAPPGLPDCVALGSYQGVLRESLLAYKERGRHGLARPLGRLLAEVVAEAAGSRRAVLLVPVPATARAVRARHGDHLRRLARHCAGRLRDAGWPVAVAHPLRAAPRPDSATLDSAGRAAAARDAFRLRAGRLDSVRRLAAGRAVVLLDDIVTTGVTLAAVSRHLAGAGIPVYGAAVLAATVRRGRVD, encoded by the coding sequence GTGTTGGCGGGGGTCTGGGCCGAGCTGACCGACCTGCTGCTGCCGGCCGAGTGCGCGGGCTGTCGGGGCGAGCGGGTGCCGCTGCGCCAGGGCGCCTGCCCGGCCTGCGCCGCCCTGCTCGGGGCACTGCGCCCGAGGGCGGTACGCCCCACTCCGGCGCCGCCGGGGCTGCCGGACTGCGTGGCGCTCGGCAGTTACCAGGGGGTGCTGCGGGAGTCGCTGCTGGCGTACAAGGAACGGGGTCGGCACGGTCTCGCCCGGCCGCTGGGCAGGCTGCTCGCGGAGGTCGTGGCGGAGGCCGCCGGCAGTCGCCGGGCGGTGCTGCTGGTGCCGGTGCCGGCGACCGCGCGGGCGGTGCGGGCCCGGCACGGTGACCACCTGCGCCGGCTGGCCCGGCACTGTGCCGGCCGGCTGCGGGACGCCGGTTGGCCGGTGGCGGTGGCCCATCCGCTGCGGGCGGCGCCCCGGCCGGACTCCGCGACGCTGGACAGCGCGGGCCGGGCGGCGGCGGCCCGGGACGCGTTCCGGCTGCGGGCCGGTCGGCTGGATTCGGTCCGCCGGCTGGCCGCCGGCCGGGCGGTGGTGCTGCTGGACGACATCGTGACCACCGGGGTCACGCTGGCCGCGGTGTCCCGGCACCTGGCCGGTGCCGGCATCCCGGTGTACGGGGCAGCCGTGCTGGCGGCCACCGTCCGACGTGGCCGGGTTGACTGA
- the raiA gene encoding ribosome-associated translation inhibitor RaiA, with product MDLVVKGRNVEVPDHYRVHVAEKLAKIERYDHKLIRIDVELFHERNPRQSDHCQRIEITCISRGPVVRAEACAKDFYSALDAAISKLDTRLRRAADRRRVHRGRHAPVSVAAATAGLPVVDAGGPALATLTAPAPAQSNGNGRATAEPEYDEYDDAQPWHIAREKVHPAEPMTVDDALFQMELVGHDFYLFLDKESGRPSVVYRRKGYDYGIIALAN from the coding sequence ATGGATCTCGTGGTCAAAGGCCGTAACGTCGAGGTGCCGGACCATTACCGGGTGCACGTAGCCGAGAAGCTCGCCAAGATCGAGCGCTACGACCACAAGCTTATTCGGATCGACGTGGAGCTTTTTCACGAACGCAATCCGCGACAGTCCGATCACTGCCAGCGAATCGAGATTACCTGCATCTCCCGGGGACCCGTGGTCCGCGCGGAGGCGTGCGCGAAGGACTTCTACAGTGCCCTCGACGCCGCGATCTCGAAACTCGACACGAGACTGCGCCGGGCCGCCGACCGGCGTCGGGTGCACCGTGGCCGGCACGCCCCGGTCTCCGTCGCCGCCGCCACCGCCGGCCTGCCGGTCGTCGACGCCGGCGGACCGGCCCTGGCCACCCTGACCGCCCCCGCACCGGCGCAGTCGAACGGCAACGGCCGGGCGACCGCCGAACCCGAGTACGACGAGTACGACGACGCGCAGCCCTGGCACATCGCCCGGGAGAAGGTGCACCCGGCCGAGCCGATGACGGTCGACGACGCGCTGTTCCAGATGGAACTCGTCGGCCACGACTTCTACCTGTTCCTGGACAAGGAGTCCGGCCGCCCCAGCGTCGTCTACCGGCGTAAGGGCTACGACTACGGCATCATCGCCCTGGCCAACTGA
- a CDS encoding GNAT family N-acetyltransferase: MNEYSRPDGVEIVEAGLLLRPWRAEDAENVHRACQDPEIQRWTRVPSPYRLEHAIEFVGKRAPQVWVDGTGAPFAVCDAATGELLGSCGLVGIDPALRSGEVGYWTAPQARGRAVAVRATRAVSRWALAELGLRRIVWQAEVGNHASRLVALRAGFTVEGRLRLADPHPRGTRDGWVGSLLPEDLAGTDPAEEAGADPTAGPAGRGSLQARRAAVFAAPQPVLFARAGDGTELRLRPLDEPDLDWIVRTCRDPEVVRWTTVPDPYQPSDAEFFVHGHGPTVWRRGTGAVFAIADESDRYAGVVELRISPADPLVADLGYVVAPWARGRGYCPAAVLGVSAWGFTALNLARVEWRANVGNTASRRVVEKAGFTFEGTARHALNHRGDRTDAWVGALLPADLGLSTTTGGRSRERG; the protein is encoded by the coding sequence ATGAACGAGTACAGCCGGCCGGACGGGGTCGAGATCGTCGAGGCGGGGCTGCTGCTGCGGCCGTGGCGCGCCGAGGACGCCGAGAACGTACACCGGGCGTGCCAGGATCCGGAGATCCAGCGCTGGACCAGGGTGCCCAGCCCGTACCGGCTGGAGCACGCGATCGAGTTCGTCGGCAAGCGGGCCCCGCAGGTGTGGGTGGACGGCACCGGGGCACCCTTCGCGGTCTGCGACGCGGCCACCGGTGAACTCCTCGGCTCCTGCGGGCTGGTCGGCATCGACCCGGCGCTCCGGTCCGGAGAGGTCGGCTACTGGACGGCTCCGCAGGCCCGGGGCCGTGCCGTGGCGGTCCGGGCCACCCGGGCGGTGAGCCGGTGGGCCCTCGCCGAGCTGGGGCTGCGCCGGATCGTCTGGCAGGCGGAGGTCGGCAACCACGCGTCCCGGCTGGTCGCGCTGCGGGCCGGCTTCACGGTCGAGGGACGGCTCCGGCTCGCCGACCCGCATCCGCGGGGCACCCGGGACGGCTGGGTGGGGTCCCTGCTCCCGGAGGACCTGGCCGGCACCGACCCGGCCGAGGAGGCCGGCGCGGACCCGACGGCGGGCCCGGCCGGCAGGGGCTCGCTCCAGGCCCGCCGGGCGGCCGTCTTCGCCGCACCGCAACCGGTGCTCTTCGCCCGGGCCGGCGACGGTACGGAGTTGCGGCTGCGTCCCCTGGACGAGCCGGACCTGGACTGGATCGTGCGGACCTGCCGGGACCCCGAGGTGGTCCGCTGGACCACCGTGCCGGACCCGTACCAGCCCTCGGACGCCGAGTTCTTCGTGCACGGGCACGGGCCAACGGTGTGGCGGCGCGGCACCGGCGCGGTCTTCGCGATCGCCGACGAGTCCGACAGGTACGCCGGGGTCGTCGAACTGCGGATCTCCCCGGCTGATCCGCTCGTCGCCGACCTGGGATACGTGGTCGCGCCGTGGGCGCGCGGGCGTGGTTACTGCCCGGCGGCGGTGCTGGGGGTCTCCGCCTGGGGCTTCACCGCGCTGAACCTGGCCCGCGTCGAGTGGCGGGCCAACGTGGGCAACACCGCCTCGCGGCGGGTGGTCGAGAAGGCCGGCTTCACCTTCGAGGGTACGGCGCGGCACGCGCTCAACCACCGGGGCGACCGGACGGACGCCTGGGTCGGCGCCCTCCTGCCGGCCGACCTCGGACTGTCGACGACCACCGGTGGCCGGAGCCGCGAACGGGGATGA
- the secA gene encoding preprotein translocase subunit SecA translates to MSILEKVLRAGEGRMVRRLKAIANAVNSIEDDYVNLTDAELRALTDQFRERLADGEDLDDLLPEAFATVREAASRVLGQRHYDVQVMGGAALHFGNIAEMKTGEGKTLTSVLPAYLNALSGKGVHIVTVNDYLAERDAAWMGRVHEFLGLTVGVILPNRPASEHRAAYEADITYGTNNEFGFDYLRDNMAWSRDDLVQRGHNFAIVDEVDSILIDEARTPLIISGPAEHSARWYSEFAGVVARLQPGKDGEGDYEVDYAKRTIAVTERGVAKVEDRLGIDNLYESVNTPLVGYLNNAIKAKELYKRDKDYIVNEGEVLIVDEFTGRILHGRRYNEGMHQAIEAKEGVEIKQENQTLATITLQNYFRLYNKLSGMTGTAQTEAGEFNKVYKVGVVTIPTHRDMIRIDRPDVIYKTERAKFNAVVEDIAERHALGQPVLVGTVSVENSEVLSQLLRRRGIPHAVLNAKFHAKEAEIIAQAGRKGGVTVATNMAGRGTDILLGGNPEYLANTELRQRGLDPVEHADEYAKALEEILPRWKEACDAEADEVSSVGGLYVLGTERHESRRIDNQLRGRSGRQGDPGESRFYLSLQDELMKRFRAGAVEAVMERFNIPEDVPIESKMVTRQIKSAQAQIEGQNAEIRKNVLKYDEVMNKQRQVVYAERKRVLDGEDLNDQVRNMIDDVVTAYVTGATADGYAEDWDLDQLWASLKQLYPIGVTVDDIVEESGGERNSLDPDFLLEQLKQDAVAAYQRREEELGSEAMRQLERMVLLQVIDRKWREHLYEMDYLQEGISLRAYAQRDPVVEYQREGFDMFATMMDGIKEETVGFLYNLEVQVEEAKPAPAEVPAGPAPMPMPAESPVEIRAKGLGRTPRTQGLQYSAPTIDGEAPATGGVAVERPQPQAPALGVGGPPAPSASRRPASGQAVGANAPSRNAPCPCGSGRKYKRCHGAPGGA, encoded by the coding sequence GTGTCGATTCTGGAAAAGGTCCTCCGCGCGGGCGAGGGGCGCATGGTGCGCCGGCTCAAGGCGATCGCCAACGCCGTCAACTCGATCGAGGACGACTACGTCAACCTCACCGACGCGGAGCTGCGGGCGCTGACCGACCAGTTCCGGGAGCGGCTGGCCGACGGCGAGGACCTCGACGACCTGCTGCCGGAGGCGTTCGCCACGGTACGCGAGGCGGCGTCGCGGGTGCTCGGCCAGCGGCACTACGACGTGCAGGTGATGGGTGGCGCGGCACTGCACTTCGGCAACATCGCCGAGATGAAGACCGGTGAGGGCAAGACCCTGACCTCGGTGTTGCCGGCCTACCTCAACGCGCTCTCCGGCAAGGGCGTGCACATCGTCACGGTGAACGACTACCTCGCCGAGCGGGACGCCGCCTGGATGGGGCGGGTGCACGAGTTCCTCGGGCTGACCGTCGGGGTGATCCTGCCGAACCGGCCGGCCAGCGAGCACCGGGCCGCGTACGAGGCCGACATCACCTACGGCACCAACAACGAGTTCGGCTTCGACTACCTCCGGGACAACATGGCCTGGAGCCGGGACGACCTGGTCCAGCGCGGGCACAACTTCGCGATCGTCGACGAGGTCGACTCGATCCTGATCGACGAGGCCCGGACCCCGCTGATCATCTCCGGCCCGGCCGAGCACTCCGCCCGGTGGTACAGCGAGTTCGCCGGGGTGGTGGCCCGGCTACAGCCCGGCAAGGACGGCGAGGGCGACTACGAGGTCGACTACGCCAAGCGGACCATCGCGGTGACCGAGCGCGGCGTCGCCAAGGTGGAGGACCGGCTCGGCATCGACAACCTCTACGAGTCGGTGAACACCCCGCTGGTCGGCTACCTGAACAACGCGATCAAGGCCAAGGAGCTCTACAAGCGGGACAAGGACTACATCGTCAACGAGGGCGAGGTCCTGATCGTCGACGAGTTCACCGGCCGGATCCTGCACGGCCGCCGCTACAACGAGGGCATGCACCAGGCGATCGAGGCCAAGGAAGGCGTGGAGATCAAGCAGGAGAACCAGACTCTTGCCACGATCACCCTGCAGAACTACTTCCGGCTCTACAACAAGCTCTCCGGCATGACCGGTACGGCGCAGACCGAGGCCGGCGAGTTCAACAAGGTCTACAAGGTCGGCGTGGTGACCATCCCGACCCACCGCGACATGATCCGGATCGACCGGCCGGACGTGATCTACAAGACCGAGCGGGCCAAGTTCAACGCGGTCGTCGAGGACATCGCCGAGCGGCACGCCCTCGGCCAGCCGGTCCTGGTCGGCACGGTCTCGGTCGAGAACTCCGAGGTGCTCTCCCAACTGCTGCGCCGCCGGGGCATCCCGCACGCCGTCCTGAACGCCAAGTTCCACGCCAAGGAAGCCGAGATCATCGCCCAGGCGGGACGCAAGGGCGGGGTCACCGTGGCCACCAACATGGCCGGCCGGGGCACCGACATCCTGCTGGGCGGCAACCCGGAATACCTGGCCAACACCGAGCTGCGGCAGCGCGGGCTCGACCCGGTGGAGCACGCCGACGAGTACGCCAAGGCGCTGGAGGAGATCCTGCCGCGTTGGAAGGAGGCGTGCGACGCCGAGGCCGACGAGGTCTCCTCGGTCGGCGGCCTCTACGTGCTCGGCACCGAACGGCACGAGTCGCGGCGGATCGACAACCAGCTGCGCGGCCGGTCCGGCCGGCAGGGTGACCCGGGCGAGTCCCGCTTCTACCTCTCGCTCCAGGACGAGCTGATGAAGCGGTTCCGGGCCGGCGCGGTCGAGGCCGTGATGGAGCGCTTCAACATCCCCGAGGACGTCCCCATCGAGTCCAAGATGGTGACCCGGCAGATCAAGAGCGCCCAGGCCCAGATCGAGGGCCAGAACGCCGAGATCCGCAAGAACGTCCTCAAGTACGACGAGGTGATGAACAAGCAGCGCCAGGTGGTCTACGCCGAGCGCAAGCGGGTGCTCGACGGCGAGGACCTGAACGACCAGGTCCGGAACATGATCGATGACGTGGTCACGGCGTACGTCACGGGCGCGACCGCGGACGGCTACGCCGAGGACTGGGATCTCGACCAGCTCTGGGCCAGCCTCAAGCAGCTCTACCCGATCGGTGTCACCGTCGACGACATCGTCGAGGAGTCCGGCGGCGAGCGGAACTCATTGGACCCCGACTTCCTGCTGGAGCAGCTGAAGCAGGACGCCGTCGCGGCGTACCAGCGGCGCGAGGAGGAACTCGGCAGCGAGGCGATGCGCCAGTTGGAGCGGATGGTGCTGCTCCAGGTCATCGACCGCAAGTGGCGCGAGCATCTCTACGAGATGGACTACCTCCAGGAGGGCATCAGCCTGCGCGCGTACGCCCAGCGCGACCCGGTGGTGGAATACCAGCGCGAGGGCTTCGACATGTTCGCCACCATGATGGACGGGATCAAGGAGGAGACGGTCGGCTTCCTCTACAACCTGGAGGTCCAGGTCGAGGAGGCGAAGCCGGCTCCGGCCGAGGTCCCCGCCGGTCCGGCGCCGATGCCGATGCCGGCGGAGTCGCCGGTCGAGATCCGGGCCAAGGGCCTGGGCCGGACACCCCGGACCCAGGGCCTCCAGTACTCGGCACCGACCATCGACGGAGAGGCTCCGGCGACCGGCGGGGTGGCGGTCGAGCGCCCGCAGCCGCAGGCTCCGGCGCTCGGCGTGGGTGGTCCGCCGGCGCCGTCGGCGTCTCGGCGACCCGCCTCCGGCCAGGCGGTCGGGGCCAACGCCCCGTCCCGGAACGCGCCCTGCCCCTGCGGCTCGGGCCGGAAGTACAAGCGCTGCCACGGGGCGCCCGGCGGCGCCTGA
- a CDS encoding Rv3235 family protein: MALAVAGATPEAKRAAKRFLDTCLEIVNGYRPAGHVRALASPPDAAGMVAQLASATTRVSGRRRPGQPVRTVQLRRLRVCEPRPGVVEAAAAVGVAGRTWAMAFRIERRRGSWVGTSVALL; encoded by the coding sequence GTGGCGCTGGCCGTGGCCGGCGCGACTCCCGAGGCCAAACGGGCGGCGAAGCGGTTCCTGGACACCTGCCTGGAGATCGTCAACGGCTACCGTCCGGCCGGACACGTACGGGCGCTGGCCAGTCCACCCGACGCCGCCGGCATGGTCGCGCAACTCGCCTCCGCCACCACCCGGGTCTCCGGGCGGCGCCGACCCGGCCAACCGGTCCGGACCGTGCAACTACGCCGGCTGCGGGTCTGTGAGCCGCGGCCCGGGGTCGTCGAGGCGGCCGCCGCGGTCGGCGTCGCCGGGCGCACCTGGGCGATGGCCTTCCGGATCGAGCGGCGCCGGGGAAGCTGGGTCGGCACCTCCGTGGCCCTGCTCTGA